Below is a window of Veillonella rodentium DNA.
GCGGAATTCTCTATGGATAATTTGTGGCATCCTGTTGTAATGGGGGTATCCTTGGGCTTAATTTTGGGGAAACAGTTGGGGATTTTCTCCGCTGTATATATTCTCGTGGAATCCAAGGTCATTAAAATGCCGAGTAAGACGACATGGCCTGAAATTTATGGTACCGCAATATTATGCGGTATCGGCTTTACAATGAGTTTATTCGTGGCTACATTGGCATTTCCTCCCGGATTTAATCAGGAAATGGCTAAAATTGGTATTTTCCTAGGCTCTATCCTATCCGGTTTGTTAGGGGCTATAGTACTGCTTACTGCCTATCAAATACGCAAGATGCGTGGTAAACTATAATAGGATTATGTTTTGAAAGTATAGAAAGGTCTGAAATGGAACGAGTTTTTATTTTTTTACGTTCTCCAGCAGCAGCTACTTCCGTACTGTTAGGGGCAACGGTGATTGCTCTAATTTTAGCTAATTCACCATCGTCTGAACAATATTTTGGTATTGTTAATCATCATCTGGGCCCTTTATCGATCATGGAGTGGGTTAATGATGCATTGATGGCAATCTTTTTTCTCTTTGTCGGATTAGAAGTTAAGCGGGAGCTTATAGCTGGCGAGCTTAATACTAATGCAAAACGAGTTATGCCCGGTATTGCGGCTTTATTTGGTGTACTTACACCGGCGTTGATATATTTTTTGATCGCCGGTCATAGTGACGAATATATTCATGGTTGGGCTATTCCGACTGCAACAGATATCGCGTTTTCTATAGGAATCATCACTGCGTTAGGTTCACGTGTACCAAATGCGATGAAAGTATTCTTAACGGCATTGGCTGTTATTGATGATCTCATAGCGATTATCGTTATTGCCATTTTCTATGCTTCAAGCATTCATGCCATGTATTTGCTTGCTGCAGCTGTTATAGTGGCGGCATTGATCTATTGTAATAAAGCGGGATATGTGCGACCGCTACCGTATATTATTTTAGGATTTATCCTATGGTATTGTGTATTAAAATCAGGACTACATGCGACAATGGCGGGTGTTATTTTAGCTATGACGATTCCCGCACATGGTAAGGTCGGTCACATGGTAGTACGTCCTATGCAGCATTGGGAGCACGTGTTGTCCAACTGGGTTAGTTTTCTTATCGTTCCTGTGTTTGCATTCTTTAATGCAGGTGTGGACTTACGCGATGTTTCGTTAGGCGATTTAACGCATCCCGTTGTGTTAGGTGTTGCGTTAGGTCTTATCTTAGGTAAGCAGATTGGTATTTTTGGCGCCGTATTCGGTATGGTTAAGTTAGGTTTGGTATCGATGCCGACAGATTCCAACTGGAAACATGTATATGGTACAGCTATTGTATGCGGTATCGGCTTTACAATGAGTATTTTTGTATCTATTCTGGCATTTGATCCGGGTCATGCACAAGAAATGGCAAAGGGCGGTGTTATTTTAGGTTCAATTATCTCAGCCTTGCTGGGTTATATATTCTTACGAATTGTAGGTGCAAATCGCAAGGAATGCCATATCGGATTGTATCATAATTGTTGATCCTATAGTTTATAGCTTTTTAGTAAGCCATCCTTCATGGGTGGCTTATTTTTATATGATATAAATAGTTACAGTTTGCCTTATTAATGGTTTATAGATTCTTTAAAGATATATAGTATACTGAACCTTATAAAGTGGGGGTATGTATGATAAAAAAGATAATCATCGCATGTACATTGGTGTGCATGACCGCTATGATGTCATCTGTGATTCTGGCGAAAACCATAGATCGCGGTGCTCGCGGTAAGCATGTAACAAAAGTACAGACAATTCTGAAACACCATGGATTTTTACATGATTCTGTAGACGGCATTTATGGTCGTAATACGGAACAAGCAGTGCGAAACTTTCAAAAATCAAAAGGCTTGACTGCCAATGGTCGCGTAGACTCGAATACGATGAAAGAATTGGAAAAAATAGAACTCCAATATGGTGGGCATGGAACACAGCGTGGTCATAACGGAGTACCTAACAAATATACGCGGGTCTTAACGATGGAGGCCAGCGCCTACTCATCTCAGGATCCGGGAAATGGAAAGTATACGGCTACAGGCAGCCGCCTTCGTAAAGGTCTCGTCTCTGTAGATCCTAAGGTGATTCCGTTGGGGACTAAATTGTATATTGAAGGTTACGGGTATGCCGTTGCTGATGATACGGGCGGAGCGATTCGTGGACATCGTATAGACTTAGCCTATGACACTAGGGCTGAAGCATTACAGTTCGGACGCCAGACCGTTAAGGTTTACGTATTATAATTGAGACTCTCCGGTTGTGCCGGAGAGTTTTTTATCTTTTAATTTAGATATGCTGTTTTGAGTTGAGATCCATATTAGATAGATGAGAAGGTCTGATAAGATACCGAATTATGGTGTAAAAGAGAACTCGAATATTCGGAAAATATGATATAATAAGCAGTGAACAGATTTGGTTTACATGGCCGTGTATAGGCTGTGCTAAATGACCTCTAGTTGTATGATATGTGAGAAAAGGATTTTCTATGGATAAAGTACGGCGTGTCGAAAGAATGGTGGCAATGACAAAATTGTTGGTTGACTCACCTCAAAAATTGATTCCTTTAAATTATTTCTGTGATTTTTTCGGTATGGCAAAATCCACAGTCAGTGAAGATTTGACCTGTGTGAGACAGTCTATGGAGCACTTTCAGTTAGGAACACTGGAGACCGTGGCCGGTGTGGCCGGAGGGGTTCGCTTTATTCCGAATCGCAGAGGTTCTCAGGCAAATGGTATTTTAAAGGATGTACAGACCCGGTTGATGGAACCGGATCGTATTATTCCTGGCGGCTTTATTTATATGTCCGATATTTTGTACGACTGGCATGTGATGACGCGTCTGGGCGAAATTATCATGACTCGTTTTATGGATCGTGAGCCGGATTATATTTTAACAGTGGAAACAAAGGGAATTCCTCTTGCTGTTATGGTAGCACGAGCTTTCAATAAACCTCTTGTGATTGCACGGCGTGACAGTAAGGTAACGGAGGGGTCCGCTATCAGTATTAATTATGTAACGGGATCGTCGGGGCGTATCCAGACGATGACCTTAACTAAACGCGCTATACCGCCCAATGCACGGGTTCTCATTATCGATGATTTTATGAAAGCCGGCGGTACCGCAAAAGGGCTTAAAGAGTTAGTCCTTGAAATGAGCGGTGTCGTTGTGGGAACAGGTGTTTTGGTCGCTACAGCGGAACCGAATCCTAAATTGATTGATGACTATGAATCGTTGTTTACTTTCTACGGCATTGATGAAACTACGAAAAAGATAAATATTGAGCCTGTATTTGATGCAATATAGGTTCAGTTAATTGATATAGTTGACGTATCGATTTGTTATGAAATATACGGCGGAATCTATTATGATGAAATTTATTCCAAGTAGTGGTTGTGATGAATTGATGACATATGGTGAACAGATAGGAGATTACTATGAATATTGCGAGCCTCATTTTAGCAGCCGGTAAGGGTACTCGAATGAAATCCAAATTGCCTAAGGTCCTTCATAAGGTGGGGGGCAAGGCCATGGTGGAACGAGTATTGGATACCGTTCAATCCATGGGTACAAATCGAGATGTGGTCGTTGTCGGCTTCGGTGGAGATGCGGTGCAGAATTATTTGGGAGATCGTGCTGAATTTGTACGCCAAGAGGAACAAAACGGCACAGGTCATGCGGTAAAACAGGCACAACCCGTTTTGGGCGACTATGATGGAACTATTATCTTACTTTGCGGAGATACGCCACTGGTAACTAAGGAAAGTCTGGAAGCACTGTTACAAGAACATGTGAAATCGGGAGCGGCGGCGACGATTTTGACTGCGCGTATGCCTGATCCTACGGGTTATGGTCGTATTATCCGTAATGAAGCGGGCTCCGTGGTGCGAATCGTGGAACAGAAGGACGGTAAACCTGAGGAGTTGGCCGTACAAGAAATCAATACGGGTATGTATGCATTTGACAGCAAAAAATTATGGCCTTGTCTCGATCAGTTATCCGATGATAATGCACAAGGTGAACTTTATATTACGGATGTAGTCGGCATTCTCGTGAATGGTGGAGAACGTGTCAGTGCGTATATGACCGAGGACTTCGAAGAATCCCTCGGGGTAAACTCTCGCCATCAACTAGCACAAGCTGAAGAGATTTTAAAACGTCGTAAAAATCATGAACTCATGAATGACGGCGTGACTATTATCGATCCTGATACAACCTATGTGGCACCTGAAGTCGTAGTCGGTCCCGATACGATTTTACATCCCGGAACGATTTTGGAGGGGAGCACGGTTATCGGTAGCGGTTGTGAAATAGGCCCTCATACACGGTTGTCGAATGTAGTGGTTGGTAATGATACAGTCATTCATTTTACCTACGGGCATGATTGTGAGGTTAAAGATGGTGCAGACATTGGACCGTATGTTCATTTGCGTCCGGATACCGTTATCGGCAATAAGGTTCATATCGGTAACTTTGTGGAGGTTAAGAATAGCAACGTCGGAGACGGTACAAAGTTCCCTCATTTGTCGTACATCGGTGATAGCGATGTAGGTTCCGGTGTTAATATCGGTTGCGGTACGATTACCGTTAATTACGACGGCAAAGTTAAGCATCGTACAACCATCGGTGAAGGGGCTTTTATAGGTTGTAACAGCAATCTGGTGGCCCCTGTAACGATAGGTAACTACAGCTATGTAGGGGCGGGTTCTACGATTACGAAAGATGTACCCGATAAGGCGTTAGCCGTAGGGCGCAGCAAACAAATCGTCAAAGAAAACTGGGTTACAGATGATACTTTTAAAAAGAAATAGAAAATCAGGCAAAAATTTTTACACAACTGTGACAAAATAGTATACAATAATAGGGCAAGAGTGTGTATCTGTAATTCCAGGACAGATTACGAATAAGTAACCGATAGTACGAACAGATGAAAGGGTAACAAAATGGCATTTGAAGACGGCAAGAAACTTAAAATTTTCACAGGTAATGCGAATCCGGCGTTGGCAAAGGAAATTTGTGATTATTTAGGTTTGCCTTTAGGTGAAGCATTTGTAGGGCGCTTTAACAATGGCGAAGTGCAAATAATGATTGATGAAAGCGTACGTGGCAAAGATGTATTTATCATTCAACCGACCAGCTATCCTGTAAATGATAATTTAATGGAATTAATGGTTATGGCCGATGCTTTAAAACGCGCTTCGGCTCGTCATATTACGGCTGTAGTACCGTATTACGGTTATGCACGTCAAGATCGCAAGACTCGCGGACGTGAACCGATTACGGCTAAATTAGTAGCGAATTTGATGCAAACAGCTGGTATTACCCGTCTTGTAACTATCGATTTGCATGCAGGTCAAATTCAAGGCTTTTTTGATGTGCCTGTAGACCATTTGTTCGGCGCATCCATCTTGGCTAAATATATCAATGAAAAGAATATGGAAGATGTTATCGTCGTATCCCCTGATCTTGGCGGTGTTACAAGAGCTCGTGATTTGGCTGACCGCATCGGTGCACCGATTGCAATCATTGAGAAAAAACGTCCTGAACCGGGTGTAGCAAAAGTTATGAATCTCATCGGTGATGTGGCAGGTAAAAACTGTATTATTATCGATGATATCGTGGATACAGCAGGCTCCTTGGTTGAAGGTGCCAAAGCATTGGAGGAATTCGGTGCTAAATCCGTTACCGCCGCTGTTACTCATGCAGTCTTGACAGATCCTGCCAGTGAACGTATTGCAAATTCCAACATTAAGGAACTTATCGTTACGAATACCATTCCATTGCCGGAAAACTGCAAGTTACCGAATATTACACAATTGTCCGTTGCTCCATTGCTGGGCGAAGCGATTATGCGTATTTTCCATGAAGTATCGGTAAGTAATTTGTTTGATAAATAATAGGTGATCATTGAAATTAGTAGTAGGTCTTGGTAATCCCGGCAAGCAATATGCAATGACAAAACATAATATAGGATTTATGGTTGTTGATGCCATTGCCGACAGCGTGCCTCATACACCGTGGAAAGAGGAACAGAATGCCGATGTATGCAGTATCACTGTAGATGGAGAGAAAGTATTGCTTGTAAAACCGCAAACATTTATGAATGCCAGCGGTGAATCGGTAGGACCTTTGATGCGGTATTATAAAATTAGTCCTTCCGATGTGTATTGCATCTACGATGATATGGATTTGCCCGTAGGCAAGTTGCGCATACGTCCTAATGGCAGTTCCGGCGGTCATAACGGAATAAAATCTTTGATTTCTCATATAGGAACCGAGGAATTTCCGCGATTTCGTGTCGGTATAGGTCGTCCGTTGCCGCAGTGGACCGTGATTGACCATGTATTATCTCCATTCAGCGATGAGGTACAGGATAAGGTTGATAAAGGTATTAAGGACACTGTGAAAGCTGTGCTTGGTACGTTGGAGGTAGGACTCGACAAGGGAATGAATCAATTCAATCCTAAACGTCGTCCACATCGGTAATTACATGCATAAGGGCATGAGTCTCTTTGAGATTCATGCCTTTTTTATGAGGTATAAATATGGATCAAAATCGCATGCCTTTTGTAGAGGCCTTAAGTGCATATAAAGAGGAACATTTTGTGCCCTTTCATACACCGGGACATAAAATCGGGGGCGGTGCACCACAACTGTTACGCGAGTGGATGGGCGCGGCATTACCCTATGATTTAGGGGTTATGTACGCTTTGGATGACCTTCATGAGCCGGAAGGCGCTTTAAAGGATGCCCAGGATTTGACGGCCCATCTGTATGGAGCCGATTATTGCTGGTTTTCCATTAACGGGACGACGGCCCTCATAGAAACGATGATTATGGGAACAGTCGGTTCGGACGATACGATCATTATACCTCGTGAAGCACATAGGTCCGTTATTAGCGGACTCGTTTTATCGGGCGCGAGACCGGTCTACATGGAAGGGCGTTTTGAGGAGCGGTGGGGCGTTCCGTTAGGTGTTACTGTTGATGATGCAATAGCAACTATGGAGGCGCATCCGGAGGCAAAGGCTATCCTTGTGGTGTATCCCAATTATTATGGTATAGGCGTTGACATCAAACGTATTGTCGACGAGGCCCATAAACGGAATATGATCGTTCTCGTCGATGAGGCGCATGGACCTCATCTGCCGTTCTCAGAGTCTCTACCTGTCGAGGCGATTACCGCAGGTGCGGATTTGGTGGCGCAAAGTACGCATAAATCGGTCGGCTCCTTAACACAGACGTCCTGGCTCCTCGGCCAGGGGTCTCGTATTGCGCTTAGACGGATTACACAGATGCATCAGATGCTGCAGAGCACGAGTCCAAATTATATTTTCTTAGCGTCCTTAGATATGGCTCGCCATCAATTGGCTACGGAAGGCGTTGTACTCGTAAATCGAGCTGTAGAGTTGAGTATATATCTGCGAAATGCGTTACGATCCATTGACGGCATATCCGTGATGGAATACCCCGATATTGCGGACAAGGTGATCAATTATGACTGCACTAAGGTGCTTATTGATGCGGGGAACTTGGGATTGACCGGTATAGAGTTTGAACGGCTGTTGCGGTCTCATCATATCGAGGTGGAGCTGGTGCAGGCGAATCATGTACTGGTGCTGATCACCATCGGTGATACGGAATCATCGGTGAATGCTTTGATTCAGGCCGTACAAGCTGTCCGTGACGAAGCGATTGATAAACAGGCCGAGGCTGCTAAGATGCATATTATAGAGTCTTCGGCTTTACCTCAACCTGTAGCTCGCATGACACCGCGTAATGCCATGTATGCCAAGCGTGAGCGTATAGCGATAGATAAGGCTTTGAATCGTATTTCGGGTGAAACTATCGCATACTATCCTCCGGGGATTCCGTGCGTTGCGGTAGGTGAAGAGATTACACCGGCTGTGTTACAATATATAGAGAATCGAAAGGCCCTCGGCTATATGCCGAACGGAGCGGAGGATATGACGTTAGAAACGATATGGGTTTTACAGGAGTAGTTATTATGGGGACTTTAATCATTTTAGAAGGTGGCGACGGCAGCGGAAAAGCGACGCAGACGGCATTACTTGTAAAACGTCTTGCCGATGAAGGTCATGCGGTGAGGTCCGTGAGCTTTCCCAATTATGACAGCGATGCATCCATGCCTATCAAGATGTATCTGGCCGGGGAGTTCGGTCGTGATGTGAACGATGTTAATCCGTATATTGCAAGCTCCATGTACGCCATAGATCGATTTGCATCCTTCAGAACCGACTGGGAGGATTTTTATAATAGCGGCGGCATCATCGTTGCCGATCGGTATACGACGTCGAATATGGTGCATCAGATGGTTAAATACGACGATCCGGTAGAGCGTAAGAATTTTCTGGACTGGCTTGAAGATTATGAATTTATTAAATTCGGGCTTCCAAAGCCGGATGCGGTGTGCCTTCTCGATATGCCGTTAGAAGTGAGTGAAACGTTGATGGCGGAGCGGACCGGTAAAACGGGCGGTGCTACGGGTGATATTCACGAAGGTAATCATGCATATTTAGCGGCTGTTCATAACGCTTATGAAGAGTTGGTAAAGCGATATAAATGGCATCGCATTTCTTGTGTTGATAGGGATGATGTCGAGTCGTATCGGTTGCGTACCGTTGAAGCTATTCATAAGGATGTGTATTCCGCTGTTCATAGCCTATTGAAGCTCGATAGATATAAGTTAAGATAAATCGATATGAACTACCTGCTATTTAAGGCTGATATAGCCTGGTAATTTCCGGATAATAACAAAGGCGACTCTTTTAAAAGTCGCCTTTTTCCTATATAATATTAATATTGAGCAGATATTGATAGGAGGCGCTATGACATATTTTGATACCGTAATCGGTCAAGATTCGATTAAGTCACATCTATCTGAACTGGTAGGGCGCAATGCACTGCCTCATAGTTTGCTCTTTTATGGTGAAGCAGGCCTCGGCAAATTGGATATGGCAATAGGCTTGGCATCTCTTTTGTTGGGACGTCCCGTGTTTTCGCAGCCACGAGGTGAATCTTATTTGGCGGATGTGACTGCGGCTCGCTTAGCCAATGGTGAAAGCGAAAAGCGCATCGAAGCCGAAGGATTGCCGATTTATATCGATAAAGGGGATGCCTTCTGGATTCGTCCCATGAAGACGACCTTAAAGGTGGAACAGTGGTATAACTTATTGCAGGACCATTTATCGGTGGCGGGCAATGGAAATCGCGTCGTCATTGTGGAGGACTTTCACACGGCTAATGCGATCATGGCCAATGCGATGTTGAAAACCATCGAAGAGCCGCCGCAACAGGTATACTTCATCATCATTACAAACAAAATCAATACTGTATTACCGACCATCATGTCCCGATGTATGGGTGTCAGCTTTCATAGTGTCGATGCGGATACAATTCGTGCCGCAATGGAGGCGAAGGGGATTACCGGTGATATAGAACAGGCATTATTGGCCGGTCATGGCAATCCGCAGTTGGTGGAGCGGCTGGTCACACAGGGCCGTATCGAGATGCTGGAATTGGCAGTAAAAATCATGGATATACTGGCCTTTGAAGAACGGTGGTTCTCCATGATTTCCTTATCCTGTGAAAGTTTACCTCGAGAATCCCTCGGTGAATTAATGCATTGGTTGCGTTTGGTGAGCCGCGATATGATGGCTCTCAAAATGGGTGCTGCAGAGGCACAATTACAGGTGCCTATGTACAAGGCTCAATTATTACGATTATTACCGCGCTGGTCTATGCAGGCTCTCTCCGCAGTTATCGGAGAGACGTTACAGGCAGAACGGGCTTTGCGCTTACATATAAAAAATGCTCTCGTGATGGACGGTCTCAGTATCGCCCTTCATGATGCTCGTGAGGAGGATTAGATGGTAACCATCGTTGGTGTACGTTTTAAAAAAGCGGGCAAAATTTATTATTTTTTACCTGAACAGTTAGAGATATCCGTAGGTGACGGTGTCATTGTGGAAACCGCACGCGGTGTTGAATACGGTACGGTTGTCATCGGACCGAAAGACGTCAAAAAAAATACTCTTGTATCCCCGTTGAAGCCGGTGATTCGTAAGGCTACAGCGAAGGATCTTAAACAAATAGAAAAAAACGGAGAGAGGGAAGAGAAAGCGTTCGGTATTTGCCTCGAGAAGATAGCAAAGCGTAAATTACCGATGAAGCTGATCAATGTGGAATATACATTTGATATGAATAAAATCGTTTTCTTTTTCACCGCTGACGGACGTATCGATTTCCGCGAGCTGGTAAAAGATTTGGCTACGGTTTTTAGAACGCGTATTGAATTACGTCAGGTCGGTGTTCGCGATGAGGCGAAGGTCCTGAACGGTATCGGTGCCTGCGGCAGACCGTTGTGCTGCTCCAATTTTCTAGGTGATTTCACACCTGTATCGATTCGCATGGCTAAGGATCAGAATTTGAGCCTGAATCCGACAAAGATTTCCGGTGTATGCGGGCGCCTGATGTGTTGTCTCAACTATGAAGATGATATGTATAAAAAGGGCGGCGACCTGTATGTGAAAAAGGAACGTCCTGCCGCTGCACAGGATATTGAGCCGCCCGGGATTGGTAAAGAAGTGGTTACCGATGAAGGCATCGGTAAAGTTCTCAAGGTAAATCACCATAAACATACCGTTAAGGTGCAGCTGGAGGCGGGGCGAACGATCGATTTGAAATGGGCCGAGGTGGCATTGCCTGATGACTGAGCAGGAACGTCTAGATGACTTGGTTATCGACGGACTACAAATTTATCAGCGACGTGATATGTTCCGGTTTTCTTTTGATGCCATTGCATTGGTTCACTTTTGTCAATTTAATATCAATCATTCCTATGTGGAACTGGGCACCGGAACGGGGGTTATACCGCTTATCGGAACTTCACTTGGCGCCGGTCAGATAACGGGAATCGATATTAATGATACATTGATTGATCTGGCACGACGCAGCGTCGCACATAATGATAAATCGAATGTGGTAGCAATGGTATGCGGTGATTATCGGGAACTGTCGTATAGGGATTTACAAGACAAACCATTTGACGGGGTTATTGTGAATCCTCCTTTTTATGATTGTGAAAGCGGTGCACTGCCGACGTCGAAAGAGCGCGCGATCGCTTTACATGACAGTCATACGACCCTTGCAGATGTTCTTCAAGCGGTACAATCCTTTATCAAGTATAAAGGGAGGCTTTGGATGATCTACAGTGCCGGTCGACTGCAATATGTTTTATCTCAGTTGGAGAGGGCTCGTTTTCAGGTTAAACGATTGCGCTTTATTCACGGTATGATTGATAAACCGGCGAAGCTTGTACTGATTGAAGCCATTTATCAGGGCAACGCAGGACTTATATTGGAGCCGCCGCTTATCGTTTATGACAAGCCGAATGTGTACACAAAGGAGGTGTCCTCTTGGTATGAGCGATAACAGACAGGGCACTTTATATTTGGTATCTACGCCGATCGGCAATCTGGAGGATATGACCTATCGGGCGGTACGCATCCTCGGTGAGGTCGATGCCATTGCGGCGGAAGACACGCGGCACACAGGCATATTACTGAAACATTTTGATATCAGAAAACCCCTTATCTCCTATCATGAACATAACAAGGAGGAAAAAGGAAATTATATTATAGAGATGTTGTCGGAAGGGCGGTCGGTTGCCTGTGTCAGTGATGCGGGTATGCCCGCCATATCCGATCCGGGGGCTGATTTAGCGGTTAAGGCCATATCGGAAGGAATTACAGTAGTTCCTTTACCGGGACCGAATGCGGCGTTGACGGCGCTAATTGCATCCGGTCTTGATACAAGGCAATTTACCTTTGTAGGATTTTTACCGAAACGGGGAAAACATCGAGGCGAGGTTTTACGGGAACTTTCACAGGTTAAAGGAACCCTGCTGTTTTATGAGGCACCTCACCGATTACAAGAGGTTCTGCAGGATATGCATGATGCCTTCGGCAACCGGTCTATAACGGTGGCACGGGAATTGACGAAGAAGTTTGAAACCTTTGTACGCACCGATTTACAATCTCTCGTGGAAAATCTGGAACAATTAACCTATAAAGGGGAGTTCGTTCTCGTCGTGAGCGGTGCTGACATGGTGGAAACAGAGGCTGCCGATATATCAGATGCGTCTGCGTCTTACGCAGATGCGGTTAAAGAGCTCATAGGTGAAGGCGTACCTAAAAAAGAAGCAATTCGACAGGTGGCAAAGCATTTTAACGTTTCCCGCCGAGATGTATATAATATTGTAGAACGTTAAGACCTTCTCATTCGAAGGTCGGAAGGAGACACATTATGGGAGACACAAGAAAAACGTATTATATTACGACACCGATTTATTATCCGAGCGCTAAACTGCACATCGGGCATACATACTGTACGTCCGTGGCGGATACGATTGCACGTTTTAAGCGATTGGCCGGTTATGATGTGCGATTTTTAACGGGTTCTGATGAGCATGGTCAAAAAATCCAGCGTGCGGCGGAGGCGGAAGGTATCACACCTCTTGAATATACGACAAATATCGTAAACAGTTTTAAGGCACTGTGGGAAAAGATGCATATTTCCAATAATGATTTTATCCGCACCACGGATAAACGCCATGAAAAGGTCGTGCAGGAGCTGTTCACAAAAGCTTATGAGAAGGGCGACATTTACAAAGCCGAATATGAAGGCTGGTATTGTACGCCGGACGAAACATTTTGGACAGAGCAGAAGCTAGGCCCTAATCATACCTGTCCGGATTGCGGTCGTCCTGTAGAGCGCGTTAAAGAGGAAAGTTATTTTTTCAAACTCGGTAAATATACGGATCAATGGCTTAAGTTTATTGAAGAAAATCCAGATTTTATTCAACCTGAATCACGTCGTAACGAAATGATTCAGTTCGTAAAGCAGGGGTTAGAAGATCTCGCTGTATCCCGTACATCCTTTGATTGGGGGATCAAGGTGCCTTTTGACCCTAAACATGTAGTGTATGTATGGTTTGATGCGCTTGTAAACTATATCAGCGCGCTTTCTCCTTTTGATGGGGACGGCGAGCTGTACAAAAAATATTGGCCCGCAGATCTCCACTTGGTGGGGAAAGAAATCGTTCGTTTCCATACGATTATCTGGCCTATGATGCTCATGAGTCTTGAATTGCCATTACCTAAAAAGGTATTTGGTCACGGCTGGATGATCGTCGACGGTACAAAGATGAGTAAATCCCTGGGCAACGTAATCGATCCGATTCCGTTGATCGATACATACGGTGCCGATTCACTGCGATACTATCTGTTGAGTGAAATTCAGCTGGGGAACGACGGTAATTTCACATTGCCTAATTTCATTACAAAAATCAATGCGGATTTATCCAATGATTTAGGCAACCTCTTGAACCGTACCATTGCGATGATTGAAAAATATCATGGCGGTGTGATTACAAAAATCGATGATATGGATGATTTGGATCGTGATGTATCCGCCATGGCTATTCAGACCGTAAATGATTTTGAAAGCGCTATGGAAGCGATGGAGCTCAATAAAGCGATTAAATCCGTGTGGGCTTTCATCGGCCGCATGAATAAATACATTGATGAAACGATGCCTTGGGTATTGGCTAA
It encodes the following:
- the nhaA gene encoding Na+/H+ antiporter NhaA, which translates into the protein MERVFIFLRSPAAATSVLLGATVIALILANSPSSEQYFGIVNHHLGPLSIMEWVNDALMAIFFLFVGLEVKRELIAGELNTNAKRVMPGIAALFGVLTPALIYFLIAGHSDEYIHGWAIPTATDIAFSIGIITALGSRVPNAMKVFLTALAVIDDLIAIIVIAIFYASSIHAMYLLAAAVIVAALIYCNKAGYVRPLPYIILGFILWYCVLKSGLHATMAGVILAMTIPAHGKVGHMVVRPMQHWEHVLSNWVSFLIVPVFAFFNAGVDLRDVSLGDLTHPVVLGVALGLILGKQIGIFGAVFGMVKLGLVSMPTDSNWKHVYGTAIVCGIGFTMSIFVSILAFDPGHAQEMAKGGVILGSIISALLGYIFLRIVGANRKECHIGLYHNC
- a CDS encoding 3D domain-containing protein; this translates as MIKKIIIACTLVCMTAMMSSVILAKTIDRGARGKHVTKVQTILKHHGFLHDSVDGIYGRNTEQAVRNFQKSKGLTANGRVDSNTMKELEKIELQYGGHGTQRGHNGVPNKYTRVLTMEASAYSSQDPGNGKYTATGSRLRKGLVSVDPKVIPLGTKLYIEGYGYAVADDTGGAIRGHRIDLAYDTRAEALQFGRQTVKVYVL
- the purR gene encoding pur operon repressor; translated protein: MDKVRRVERMVAMTKLLVDSPQKLIPLNYFCDFFGMAKSTVSEDLTCVRQSMEHFQLGTLETVAGVAGGVRFIPNRRGSQANGILKDVQTRLMEPDRIIPGGFIYMSDILYDWHVMTRLGEIIMTRFMDREPDYILTVETKGIPLAVMVARAFNKPLVIARRDSKVTEGSAISINYVTGSSGRIQTMTLTKRAIPPNARVLIIDDFMKAGGTAKGLKELVLEMSGVVVGTGVLVATAEPNPKLIDDYESLFTFYGIDETTKKINIEPVFDAI
- the glmU gene encoding bifunctional UDP-N-acetylglucosamine diphosphorylase/glucosamine-1-phosphate N-acetyltransferase GlmU; the encoded protein is MNIASLILAAGKGTRMKSKLPKVLHKVGGKAMVERVLDTVQSMGTNRDVVVVGFGGDAVQNYLGDRAEFVRQEEQNGTGHAVKQAQPVLGDYDGTIILLCGDTPLVTKESLEALLQEHVKSGAAATILTARMPDPTGYGRIIRNEAGSVVRIVEQKDGKPEELAVQEINTGMYAFDSKKLWPCLDQLSDDNAQGELYITDVVGILVNGGERVSAYMTEDFEESLGVNSRHQLAQAEEILKRRKNHELMNDGVTIIDPDTTYVAPEVVVGPDTILHPGTILEGSTVIGSGCEIGPHTRLSNVVVGNDTVIHFTYGHDCEVKDGADIGPYVHLRPDTVIGNKVHIGNFVEVKNSNVGDGTKFPHLSYIGDSDVGSGVNIGCGTITVNYDGKVKHRTTIGEGAFIGCNSNLVAPVTIGNYSYVGAGSTITKDVPDKALAVGRSKQIVKENWVTDDTFKKK
- a CDS encoding ribose-phosphate diphosphokinase; this encodes MAFEDGKKLKIFTGNANPALAKEICDYLGLPLGEAFVGRFNNGEVQIMIDESVRGKDVFIIQPTSYPVNDNLMELMVMADALKRASARHITAVVPYYGYARQDRKTRGREPITAKLVANLMQTAGITRLVTIDLHAGQIQGFFDVPVDHLFGASILAKYINEKNMEDVIVVSPDLGGVTRARDLADRIGAPIAIIEKKRPEPGVAKVMNLIGDVAGKNCIIIDDIVDTAGSLVEGAKALEEFGAKSVTAAVTHAVLTDPASERIANSNIKELIVTNTIPLPENCKLPNITQLSVAPLLGEAIMRIFHEVSVSNLFDK
- the pth gene encoding aminoacyl-tRNA hydrolase, which translates into the protein MKLVVGLGNPGKQYAMTKHNIGFMVVDAIADSVPHTPWKEEQNADVCSITVDGEKVLLVKPQTFMNASGESVGPLMRYYKISPSDVYCIYDDMDLPVGKLRIRPNGSSGGHNGIKSLISHIGTEEFPRFRVGIGRPLPQWTVIDHVLSPFSDEVQDKVDKGIKDTVKAVLGTLEVGLDKGMNQFNPKRRPHR